AGGTCGCGGATTTCGCCAATCATCACGATGTCCGGATCCTGCCGCATCAAGGCGCGCACGCCGTCGGCAAAGCCGAGTTCGATGCCGTGATTGACCTGCATCTGGTTGAAGGCGCCCTCGACCATTTCGATCGGATCCTCGATCGTGCACACGTTCACTTCCGGCGTCGCCAGTTGCTTGAGGGTCGTGTACAGCGTCGTCGTCTTGCCCGAACCGGTCGGGCCGGTGACCAGGATGATACCGTTCGGCGCCGCCGTCATCTGCTTCCAGCGGGTCTGATCCTCCTCCGAGAAACCGAGCGAGCGGAAATCGCGGACCAGCACTTCCGGATCGAAAATGCGCATCACCAGCTTTTCGCCAAAGGCCGTGGGCAAAGTAGACAAACGCAATTCGACTTCCTGGCCGGACGGCGTGCGCGTCTTGACGCGACCGTCCTGCGGCCGCCGCTTCTCGATCACGTCCATGCGGCCGAGCAGCTTGATGCGACTGGTCATCGCGTTCATGACCGTCATCGGAATCTGGTACACCTGCTGCAGCACGCCGTCGATGCGGAAACGCACGATACCGATGTCGCGCCGCGGCTCGATGTGGATATCGGAAGCACGCTGATCGAAGGCGTACTGCCACAGCCAGTCGACGATATGCACGATGTGCTGGTCGTTGGCGTCGTACTGGCGGTTGCCCTTGCCGAGTTCGACAAGCTGTTCGAAGCTCGACAGCCCGGATGTGATCTCGCCCTTGGCGGCGGCCTTCTTGACCGACTTGGCGAGACTGAAGAATTCGACTAGATAGCGCGAGATGTCATCCGGATTCGCCATGACACGGCGGATTTCCTTGCGCAGGATGGGCTTGAGCTCTTCAACCCACTCCTTGACGAAGGGTTCGGCGGTGGCGACAACGATTTCCCGCGTCGTCACCTGCACCGGCAGGATGCCGAAACGTGCCGCGTAGGCGCTGGACATCACTTCGGCGACGCCGGTGAAGTCGATTTTCAACGGATCGATATGCAGGTAATCCAGGCCGCAGCGCCCGGCCAGCCATTCGGTCAGCACTTCCAGCGAGAGCAGCCGTGGCTCCTTGGTGCTGCGCCATTTCTGGTCGGCGATGACGACCAGCGGGTGAACGCGGGCGCCGTGCAGGCGGCGTTCGACTTTCAGCGCCTCGGCCGGCCCCGCCTCGACCAGACCATCCATCACCATCATGTCGAGCACCTCGGAGAGGGCCAGACGATGCTCGTGGGCAAATGCAGTTGTATTCATGGCGGGCAATATAACGCGACTCGTAAAGCTTTGTAAGCGAGCCGCGATCTGTTTGCATTCATTTACAAGCCGGCCGAACCGGCCGCCGCCGCTTGCCTACAATCAAGCCATCACCACCGCACAAGGAGTCGCACCATGAAAACCCGTCTGTTCGTGATCGCCAGCTCGCTGATCGCCTCTCTGCTCGCCATGCCCGCCATGGCCCAGTCGACGCCCGCGCCGGCCGCCGCCGAGAACAGCATCTCCGCTGCGCCGGCCGGCCCCGGCATGATGGGTCAGGGCGCCCGGCAGAACCGGGCACGGCCACCACGCGACTGCCAGCAATCGCCCAATCCGGCTGCCTGCAACGCCCAGCGCGAAGCCCGCAGCAAGGCCATGGAAGCCTGCAAGGACAGCGCCGGTCCGCAACGCCGCGCCTGCATGCGCGAACAGCGGGCGAACTTCGATTGCAGCAAGAGTGCCAACCCGCAGCAATGCGAAGCCCACAAGGCAGCAGCCAAGGCCTGTCAGGGCCAGAGTGGGCCGGCGGCAAGACGCTGCATGCAGGAAAAGATGCCACCGGTCGACTGCAGCAAGTCGCCCAATCCGCAACGTTGCGAACAGCATCAGAAGGCGCGTGAAGTCTGCAAGGACAAGCTCGGCCCCGACCACAAGAGCTGCTTGCGCGAACAATTCAAGACGAAATAAACCCGCTGCTTGCGGCAAGGCAATTTGGCCTGTTCCAGACGGTCGACCGTCCGGAACAGGCCATTTTCATTCGCGTCGTTTGCTACGCAGCGGCGTCAGCAGATAGGACAGGCCGTTGTGGTCGATTTCCTGCATCAGTGCCAGCAGGCGACCGATTTCACCGGGCGGAAAGCCTTCGCGTGCAAACCAGTTGAGGTAGTTGCCGGGCAGGTCGGCGATCAGCTTGCCGGCATGCTTGCCGAAAGGCATCGTGCGCGTCACCAGCAGGAGCAGGTCTTCGGGTTGCATGGCAGGAGCGGCGAAAGAGAGCGGGCCGCCATTGTGCCAAAAAGTTCGCCTCAGCCGTGCACGATCATCCAGCCGCCGGTCGCCAGCAGCATCAGCGAAAATGCCGCCCGCAACCTGCGTTCGGGCAGGCGATGCGCCAGACGTACGCCGAGCGACACGGTCAAGGCACCGCCGGCGGCAAGCAGGACGCCGGTTTGCCAGTCGACCAGGCCGGCCTGCGAAAAGGTGAACAAGGCCACCGCCGAGCTCGGCGTTACCAGTGCCAGCGCGTAGCCCTGGGCGAGTGCCTGGCTCTGCCGGAAAAACCCGACCAGGATGGGCGGCACGATCATGCCGCCGCCGATACTGATCAAGCCCTGGCAGGAACCGCCGATCAGGCCGACCAGCGGAATCAGCTTTTCGGGCAGCGCCAGTTGCCAGCGACCGCGCCCGGCGCGCATCTGCCACAGGCTGTGCAGCGCCAGCCAAAGCAGGAAGGCCCCGAAATAGCGGCGCAACTGGGCGGAAGCGAGATTGCTCGCGTAATGCGCGAGCAGCGCCGTGGCCGTCACTGCACACAAGACCAGCAAGGCAGTGCGCAGGCGCGGCAGCGGCTGGCGCTGGCTGTAACGCCACAGCGCAATCGCCAGATTGGGCACCATCATGACCAGCGCCGTCCCCTGTGCCAGCTTCTGGTCCATGCCGAAGAGGCCGGTCAGCACCGGAATGGCGATGATGCCGCCGCCAATGCCGAAGACTCCGCCGGCAAAACCGAGTGCGGCACCAAGCGCGACAGGAATGAGAAAGGCCAGTACGAGGCTCATGGTCCAACCCGAAATCAATGAGCAGCCATCTTACTGCTTTGAAAAAAACGACCAATGGCGCCGGATTCACTTTATTCTTGCGTCAAACACAACAATCAAAAGCCATGTCCGACGATCTCGCCTTCTTCCCCCTCCTTGTCCAGCACGGCAGCCTGGCCCGCGCTGCGCGCGAACTCGGTTTGAGCCCGGCTGCCGTCAGTCGCCGCCTGAGTCAGCTGGAACAGCGTCTCGGCGTGCGCCTGCTGGCGCGCACCACGCGGCGCATGAGCCTGACGCCGGAAGGCGAGCTTTACCTGAGCGAAAGCCGGCGCATCCTCGGCGAAATCGAAACCCTGGAACAGGCGCTCAGCCTGACCCGGGCCGAGCCGCGCGGCCTGCTGCGCATCCACGCCACCTTCGGCTTCGGTCGCCGCCAGCTGGGACCGGCCGTTTCCGAATTCGCCCGCCGCCACCCGGCCATCGATATCCAGTTGCTGCTCACTGACCAGCCGATGATGCCCGGCGACCAGAATTTCGACATCGCCATCCGCTTTGGCGAGCCGCCCGACGCGCGCCTGCTCGCGCGCAAGCTCGCCACCAACCATCGCGTGCTCTGCGCCGCGCCGTCCTACCTGGCGCAACGCAGCTTGCCGACCAGCCCGGAGGATCTGGCCGGGCACGACTGCATCGTCATCCGCGAAGGTGATGCCGCCTTCGGTACCTGGACGCTGTGCGCCGGCAAGCAATGCCGCAAGGTCAAGGTGCGCGGCAAATTCAGCACCAACCACGGCGAGGTTGCCGCCGACTGGGCGCTGGCCGGCCACGGCATCCTGCTGCGCTCCCTCTGGGATATTGCCGGCGACCTGCGCGATGGCCGCCTGATCCGCGTCCTGCCCGACTGGTCGGGCAGCCCGGCCGACATCTACGCCCTCTACCCGCAGCGCCTGCACCTGTCAGCCAAGGTGCGCGTCTTCCTCGATTTTCTCGACGCGCATTTCGCCGCCTACCGCAATCCGCCGGACAATGCCGCCGCAGTGGCCTGGCGATGAGACCGACAACAGACAATTGTCACGACTTCGGCGTATGGTTTGCCTCTTCGATGCCCAAGCCGATGCCATGACCCAAACCTCCACCCTGTCTGCTGCCGAGATCATCGCCGGCCTGCGCGCCACCAACGCCGGGCGCAACCCGGAACTGCTGGCGATGAAATACGCCAGGATGCAGCAAAGCCCGTTCGTCTTCCTGCGCGGCGCCTGCCACTTGTTCTACGCCGCCCTGCCCGACACGGCGCTGTTCCGCCAGGCACCGCTGACCTGGGCCTGTGGCGATCTGCACTTCGAGAATTTCGGCAGCTACAAGGGCGACAACCGGCAGGTCTATTTCGACATCAACGACTACGACGAAGGCGCCCTCGCCCCCGCCAGCTGGGATCTCGTCCGGCTGCTGAGCAGCATCCGCTGCGGCGCCGACGATCTGAAACTCACGCCCGCAGCGGCAAAACAGGTCAGCCGTGACTGCCTCGACGCCTATTGCCGCGCGCTCGGCCGCGGCAAGCCGCGCTGGGTCGAGCGGGAAACGGCGAGCGGCATGATCAGCGAGCTGTTTGCAAAATTGCAGAACCAGAAGCGGGCCGATTTTCTCGACAAACGCACCACGCTCAAGGGCAAGCATCGCCAGCTCAAGCTCGACGGCATCAAGGCGCTGCCGGCATCGGCGGCAGAGCGGAAAAAGGTCGAACACTTCATGCAGCAGTTTGCCGCCACCCGGAGCACGCCGGAGTTTTTCGAGGTCATCGATGTCGCCCGCCGCATTGCCGGCACCGGCAGCCTCGGCGTCGAACGCTATGTCGTGCTGATCGAAGGCAAGGGCTCGCCGGACAGCAACTACCTGCTCGACATCAAGGAGGCGCGGCCTTCATCGCTGAGCGCACCGCTCGCCGACCGCGGCATCAAGCAACCGGACTGGCCCGATGCAGCCGGCCGGATCGCGACGATCCAGCAGCGCCTGCAGGCGATCGACCACGCCTTCCTGCAGGCCGTGAGTCTGGCCGGACAGGCCTGCATCCTGCGCGACCTGCAACCGAGCGAAGACCGGGT
The DNA window shown above is from Quatrionicoccus australiensis and carries:
- a CDS encoding LysR family transcriptional regulator; protein product: MSDDLAFFPLLVQHGSLARAARELGLSPAAVSRRLSQLEQRLGVRLLARTTRRMSLTPEGELYLSESRRILGEIETLEQALSLTRAEPRGLLRIHATFGFGRRQLGPAVSEFARRHPAIDIQLLLTDQPMMPGDQNFDIAIRFGEPPDARLLARKLATNHRVLCAAPSYLAQRSLPTSPEDLAGHDCIVIREGDAAFGTWTLCAGKQCRKVKVRGKFSTNHGEVAADWALAGHGILLRSLWDIAGDLRDGRLIRVLPDWSGSPADIYALYPQRLHLSAKVRVFLDFLDAHFAAYRNPPDNAAAVAWR
- a CDS encoding GspE/PulE family protein codes for the protein MNTTAFAHEHRLALSEVLDMMVMDGLVEAGPAEALKVERRLHGARVHPLVVIADQKWRSTKEPRLLSLEVLTEWLAGRCGLDYLHIDPLKIDFTGVAEVMSSAYAARFGILPVQVTTREIVVATAEPFVKEWVEELKPILRKEIRRVMANPDDISRYLVEFFSLAKSVKKAAAKGEITSGLSSFEQLVELGKGNRQYDANDQHIVHIVDWLWQYAFDQRASDIHIEPRRDIGIVRFRIDGVLQQVYQIPMTVMNAMTSRIKLLGRMDVIEKRRPQDGRVKTRTPSGQEVELRLSTLPTAFGEKLVMRIFDPEVLVRDFRSLGFSEEDQTRWKQMTAAPNGIILVTGPTGSGKTTTLYTTLKQLATPEVNVCTIEDPIEMVEGAFNQMQVNHGIELGFADGVRALMRQDPDIVMIGEIRDLETAEMAIQAALTGHLVLSTLHTNDAPSAITRLLDLGVPPYLINSTLLGVMAQRLVRTLCPHCKKQVPLSDEQRSAWRGLVAPWKSAEPTHVHQPVGCLECRMTGYSGRVGLYEILLNSQEVRRMIKPGMEIAKIREQAYREGMRPLRISGALKVAQGVTSLEEIIKVAPPADDT
- a CDS encoding DUF3820 family protein, translating into MQPEDLLLLVTRTMPFGKHAGKLIADLPGNYLNWFAREGFPPGEIGRLLALMQEIDHNGLSYLLTPLRSKRRE
- a CDS encoding DUF2252 domain-containing protein, which encodes MTQTSTLSAAEIIAGLRATNAGRNPELLAMKYARMQQSPFVFLRGACHLFYAALPDTALFRQAPLTWACGDLHFENFGSYKGDNRQVYFDINDYDEGALAPASWDLVRLLSSIRCGADDLKLTPAAAKQVSRDCLDAYCRALGRGKPRWVERETASGMISELFAKLQNQKRADFLDKRTTLKGKHRQLKLDGIKALPASAAERKKVEHFMQQFAATRSTPEFFEVIDVARRIAGTGSLGVERYVVLIEGKGSPDSNYLLDIKEARPSSLSAPLADRGIKQPDWPDAAGRIATIQQRLQAIDHAFLQAVSLAGQACILRDLQPSEDRVAITAWGKKLENLSEVVASMGEILAWDQLRAAGRSGSANADALIAFAARADWQNEMLAAAEEMNRQNQAQWEIFGKALTDGQLA
- a CDS encoding sulfite exporter TauE/SafE family protein, which encodes MSLVLAFLIPVALGAALGFAGGVFGIGGGIIAIPVLTGLFGMDQKLAQGTALVMMVPNLAIALWRYSQRQPLPRLRTALLVLCAVTATALLAHYASNLASAQLRRYFGAFLLWLALHSLWQMRAGRGRWQLALPEKLIPLVGLIGGSCQGLISIGGGMIVPPILVGFFRQSQALAQGYALALVTPSSAVALFTFSQAGLVDWQTGVLLAAGGALTVSLGVRLAHRLPERRLRAAFSLMLLATGGWMIVHG